A section of the Acropora muricata isolate sample 2 chromosome 4, ASM3666990v1, whole genome shotgun sequence genome encodes:
- the LOC136915292 gene encoding uncharacterized protein, whose protein sequence is MATSQDFFCMQIQQLSSSLVKISRRSFEEVKMALVLNQEKMGTLFEAVLLDEPTIPLSFEEKFDSQTGVALQDALTPPGSIKDYEEQLTLPKPPDAFPGDKPKMKELTIPLDRLRVATNCVTKKLELEEDEYIFCSKCDKLQIGVCSIHCHLRWVKQPLDVPVTEGQTKARATIPVNMDLKPSSIPDAGLGIFAKDRFESDVVFGPYWGQKISVSDLTPNVDQSYMWDIIENGLVTHVIDARDEKYSNWLRFVNCARNEDEQNLIAFQYRGHIYYRSFKVIEPGMELLVWYGDRYACDLDILQKENKPSDGPIQCQKCFMMCSGPISLASHNKFRCQMNSEHDRWRCIHCDRSFKSQHSLHFHKNIHKGLRPFTCRICGKAFTHPASRNRHYHSFHVDKESIVCKICGKAFSDDNSLKSHSCTKTCIQNHQHGDQSFVSAFALSKHMRVHEKQRDTPYQCKQCLKFFSSSKSLNRHTKLHETSHTASSQKKAPAGQKCQHCGNVFSSAVALSNHMRMHEKQFRINACPICKVSNYSGSLARHMRKKHPGAKVIRCGKCGKVCADKRVLAVHIAIRHPVKRNSLKQGHGQGKAKKRISNLVSVKRKCDQMATSRKKSVNSNVMPRQTNGNISCEICFAVFPSSKLMHCHRASHFRKSLMSSPAESVVPSRRSEDLAESNNKLRCNISHKGSSSSDTSCSHSSISLSERPTVASDINQHQPNCNLNAQSPYPGGSPTGSFCCTICKKSFSTVTSLRSHKASHTRSHTTSKALNIGLFPKKTPKIHERQQTYLSAESMNIPTATFRCLDCNKTFPTERSLRSHKSHHGRLFTSGRLPLNPMLKSSQPSEEDSRNPSVEECDSNKAESVNTPAATFRCLDCNKTFPTGRSLRSHKSHHGRLFTSGRFPLNPLLKSSQPSEEDSRDTSLEECDSSKPMRQNSGSKSEGKRESPSEQAQTKTFSTLLDKNFKSTSKRELFSCGECGKAFISKRNLARHKGHHSRSNHLKLFSTKFSQTSSNFKLAANTDNQKTYECSTCLESFYSGSALVNHQRRIHKDANSNFICPFCDKIFLTRASLLLHKQDLHSSSDPFTCKHCNGRFSSKYSRNNHLCLSEGSPCLANEVSFSNNQCSRSGQSAPLMHSINNHGRLTNSCLSTQRKRQHSGSSSIHHQGEPKENITLVRKVRKVDLSKVRKESVATKGGVIGSSDEPYLCDVCFEPFKTKIGLNNHKRSHIGRSEPFICSICHRGFVSKRNLRRHRKLHSSSPEVKVFPFACFTCSKPFQSYSGLYKHRKRCPGKANPYSSGKMRTKDGLDDHERINLERKTGEGKWQCQYCEKEFQRRCNLRRHVSKKHAKQPKLQTQGFPSPGMKSTETHWKCQHCERQFRTEFGLLRHVEKRHDKRAWVGRQESYKTLRDNKNPWNCLYCGNEFNSIHGIRKHVSRKHPGRKKIYGRRSCSPEERKESRDVSEHSEKRTVKRMVMAIRCQYCNRGFPTVSKRYKHVMLVHKEELVSLPLPDHNCLKNESENIPITIHPKDLESQDCKEIDEDETTGDEEHLGATKSKSLPHLMKPGGNTGALDYSFYCRYCKKGFLNKCSCRRHELRLHEKKLTCTSEKKLKSTSTVSQDSKEAAGNKAKTTGQHFSEVKCKSLTGLSKVITKRRALDFNSYCRYCKKRFLNKSSCRRHELRLHEKRLKSSSAAAQNSKEAVEKARTNTRQHLVGMHELRLHETQRKASSTVAQNRKEATENEISNADQHVGEGKSKPPTRLSKARSELSTLDLSFHCRRHELRVHKKEIKSSSVVAQSSKVAAENDTSCAGQHLGEAKSKPSRPKKATIKRSALDYNFCCRYCRKWFFARSSRRKHELKFHANQLESSSASLMVQNCKTEEQKPFDKRAISSEGKLSVKLLAKTCSDEPKTRVVFDSDIPKRNKAFPCQHCSRQFITVSRRYKHNLLVHSKQWNLGSSTSQVNVTAVTDRSDAKFTTHGCRVLRKKSSLHQIEPLGGSDNVMNISTVVYSSEVSASVSSTHLNTITGQDRTDPKPVSSVLPCYENERGISASFDERTFSASKSLDQISQKTLILLKGESLDGFVNEVGLPTLFHSGESSSSPGISARYTETDEENLNAKLTETMVCCEENGDLSLSSVKITFPTSNLLGKPLQKGSKVQPIGHLSHEFDYYSSLHEPMSFEGRKMLTQSNSMELCGSFSAGSRLYEHSPLVHSKSDGLADQDLIAWENGSVNKPSQGIPHQHIENHIFEKQCIREPFFPNYLLHRNGIHL, encoded by the exons ATGGCTACGTCACAGGACTTCTTTTGTATGCAAATCCAACAGCTTAGCTCCAGCTTAGTTAAAATTTCCCGCCGAAGTTTCGAAGAAGTTAAGATGGCGCTTGTACTGAACCAG GAAAAGATGGGAACTCTTTTTGAGGCTGTTCTACTGGATGAACCAACTATACCACTTTCCTTTGAG GAAAAATTTGATAGTCAGACAGGTGTTGCTTTGCAAGATGCTCTGACTCCTCCAGGTTCCATCAAG GACTATGAAGAACAATTAACTCTTCCAAAACCTCCTGATGCATTCCCTGGTGATAAGCCGAAGATGAAAGAGTTGACAATTCCTTTGGAT AGACTTAGGGTTGCCACAAATTGCGTGACCaagaaacttgaacttgaagaaGATGAATACATTT TCTGCAGCAAATGTGACAAACTGCAAATAGGTGTATGTTCCATCCATTGCCATTTGCGGTGGGTCAAACAACCACTTGATGTGCCCGTGACTGAGGGACAGACAAAAGCAAGAGCTACTATCCCTGTTAACATGGATTTGAAGCCTTCAAGCATTCCAG ATGCTGGGCTCGGAATATTTGCCAAGGACAGATTTGAAAGTGACGTCGTTTTTGGTCCTTACTGGGGTCAGAAGATAAGCGTATCAGATTTAACTCCAAACGTGGATCAAAGTTACATGTGGGAT ATAATTGAGAATGGACTTGTGACCCACGTCATTGATGCACGTGACGAGAAATACAGCAATTGGCTCCGTTTTGTTAACTGTGCTCGCAATGAAGATGAGCAGAATTTGATCGCCTTTCAGTATCGGGGACATATTTACTATCGCTCCTTCAAAGTGATTGAACCAGGCATGGAATTACTGGTTTGGTACGGTGACAGATATGCCTGTGATCTAGATATTCTTCAAAAGGAAAACAAGCCTTCGG ATGGCCCGATACAATGTCAAAAGTGTTTCATGATGTGTTCTGGACCGATTTCTCTCGCAAGCCACAACAAGTTTCGCTGCCAAATGAACAGTGAACACGATCGCTGGCGCTGCATACACTGTGACAGAAGCTTTAAGTCTCAGCATTCTCTTCATTTCCACAAAAACATCCACAAAGGCTTGAGGCCGTTCACGTGCAGAATCTGTGGAAAGGCTTTCACTCATCCAGCTTCAAGAAACAGACACTACCATTCCTTTCATGTCGACAAAGAATCGATAGTCTGCAAGATTTGTGGGAAAGCTTTCAGCGATGACAATAGCCTTAAGTCACATTCGTGTACGAAGACGTGCATCCAAAATCACCAGCATGGTGACCAGAGCTTCGTGTCAGCTTTTGCATTATCTAAGCACATGAGAGTGCATGAAAAACAAAGGGACACTCCCTATCAATGTAAACAGTGTTTGAAATTCTTTTCATCTAGCAAGAGCCTTAACCGACACACCAAGTTGCACGAAACGTCTCATACAGCAAGCTCACAGAAAAAGGCCCCAGCTGGCCAAAAATGCCAGCATTGTGGCAATGTCTTCTCGTCAGCTGTTGCCCTATCCAATCACATGAGAATGCATGAAAAACAATTTCGCATAAATGCTTGCCCAATCTGCAAGGTGAGTAATTACTCAGGGAGCCTGGCCAGGCACATGCGAAAGAAACACCCAGGAGCAAAAGTTATCAGATGTGGAAAATGTGGCAAGGTTTGCGCAGACAAGCGTGTTTTAGCTGTTCATATTGCCATCAGGCATCCGGTGAAACGAAACTCTCTCAAACAGGGCCATGGACAAGGAAAGGCAAAGAAAAGAATTTCTAATCTGGTCTCAGTCAAACGTAAGTGTGATCAAATGGCGACGTCCCGCAAGAAAAGCGTGAATTCAAACGTAATGCCAAGACAGACCAACGGAAATATTAGCTGTGAAATTTGTTTCGCAGTTTTCCCTTCTTCGAAGCTCATGCACTGTCACAGGGCTTCCCATTTCAGAAAGTCTTTGATGTCGTCACCGGCTGAATCAGTAGTTCCTTCAAGACGAAGTGAAGACCTCGCCGAAAGCAACAATAAGTTAAGATGCAATATCAGTCATAAGGGATCGTCGTCGTCGGATACAAGTTGTTCCCACTCATCTATCAGTTTGAGTGAGCGTCCTACTGTGGCTTCTGACATAAACCAACATCAGCCAAATTGCAATCTCAACGCACAGTCTCCTTATCCTGGTGGGTCTCCTACTGGTAGCTTTTGTTGTACGATTTGTAAAAAATCCTTTTCAACAGTAACATCTTTGCGATCGCACAAGGCCAGCCACACTAGATCACATACAACTAGTAAAGCCTTGAATATAGGTCTGTTTCCAAAGAAGACACCAAAGATTCATGAACGTCAGCAAACCTACCTCAGCGCAGAGTCGATGAATATACCCACTGCAACATTTCGTTGTCTTGATTGCAATAAAACGTTTCCAACAGAAAGGTCTTTGAGATCGCACAAATCCCACCACGGTAGATTATTTACATCTGGTAGGTTGCCTCTGAATCCCATGCTGAAGAGCTCCCAGCCCAGTGAAGAAGATTCAAGAAACCCATCTGTTGAAGAATGTGATTCAAACAAAGCGGAGTCGGTGAACACACCCGCTGCAACATTTCGTTGTCTTGATTGCAATAAGACTTTTCCAACAGGAAGGTCTTTGAGATCGCACAAGTCCCACCACGGTAGATTATTTACATCTGGTAGGTTTCCTCTGAATCCCTTGTTGAAGAGCTCCCAGCCCAGTGAAGAAGATTCAAGAGACACATCTCTTGAAGAATGTGATTCAAGCAAACCAATGCGTCAGAACAGTGGTAGCAAAAGTGAAGGGAAAAGGGAAAGCCCTTCTGAACAAGCTCAGACTAAGACGTTTAGTACCCTTCTAGATAAAAACTTTAAGTCTACGAGCAAACGTGAACTGTTTAGTTGCGGAGAGTGTGGAAAGGCCTTTATTTCCAAACGAAATCTAGCGAGGCATAAAGGTCATCACTCAAGGTCAAACCATCTCAAGTTATTTTCCACCAAGTTCTCTCAAACAAGTTCCAATTTCAAACTAGCTGCGAATACGGACAATCAAAAGACGTACGAATGCAGTACCTGCCTGgaatcattttacagtggaagTGCTTTGGTTAACCATCAGCGCCGAATACACAAAGATGCTAACTCTAATTTCATCTGTCCATTCTGCGACAAAATATTCTTAACCAGGGCAAGCCTTTTGCTGCACAAACAAGACCTACACAGCTCCAGTGACCCCTTTACATGTAAACATTGCAACGGCCGGTTCTCGAGTAAGTATTCTAGAAACAACCATTTGTGTCTCTCAGAAGGGAGCCCCTGTCTTGCAAATGAAGTAAGTTTTAGCAACAACCAGTGCTCTCGGTCAGGACAAAGTGCTCCTTTGATGCATTCGATCAATAACCATGGGCGTTTGACAAACAGTTGTCTATCAACTCAGAGAAAACGTCAGCATTCGGGAAGCTCATCTATTCATCATCAAGGTGAGCCTAAAGAAAACATCACGTTGGTCAGAAAAGTAAGAAAGGTTGACCTCTCAAAGGTTAGAAAGGAAAGTGTTGCAACAAAAGGGGGTGTTATTGGCAGCTCGGATGAGCCGTATCTATGTGACGTGTGTTTTGAACCTTTTAAGACCAAAATCGGTTTGAACAATCATAAGCGCTCACATATTGGACGGTCAGAACCCTTCATATGCTCAATTTGTCATCGAGGATTTGTATCCAAACGTAATTTGCGGAGACACAGGAAGTTGCATTCATCGTCACCTGAAGTGAAGGTGTTCCCGTTTGCATGCTTTACTTGTAGCAAACCGTTTCAGAGCTACAGCGGTCTATACAAGCACAGAAAGAGATGCCCCGGTAAAGCGAATCCCTACTCTTCCGGAAAAATGAGAACCAAGGACGGTTTGGATGACCATGAAAGAATTAATTTAGAAAGGAAGACCGGTGAAGGAAAGTGGCAATGTCAGTATTGTGAGAAGGAATTCCAAAGAAGATGTAATTTACGTAGGCATGTCAGTAAAAAGCATGCAAAGCAACCAAAGTTGCAGACTCAGGGGTTCCCTTCACCAGGAATGAAAAGTACCGAGACTCATTGGAAATGCCAGCACTGTGAAAGACAATTTAGGACAGAATTTGGTTTGCTTAGGCATGTTGAGAAAAGGCATGACAAGAGAGCGTGGGTGGGTCGTCAGGAAAGTTATAAGACACTTCGTGACAACAAGAATCCTTGGAATTGCCTTTATTGTGGGAACGAATTTAACAGTATTCATGGTATAAGGAAACATGTCTCAAGAAAACACCCGGGTAGAAAGAAAATTTATGGTCGCAGGTCATGTTCCCCAGAGGAGAGAAAAGAGTCGAGAGACGTCTCTGAACACTCGGAGAAGAGGACAGTCAAGAGAATGGTGATGGCAATTAGATGCCAATATTGCAACAGAGGGTTCCCTACAGTGAGCAAACGGTACAAACACGTCATGCTTGTGCACAAAGAAGAGTTGGTTTCTCTGCCGCTTCCTGATCACAACTGCCTCAAAAATGAGTCTGAAAATATACCAATTACAATCCATCCAAAGGATCTCGAAAGCCAAGATTGCAAAGAAATTGACGAGGACGAAACGACTGGTGATGAAGAACATCTTGGCGCAACAAAGTCCAAATCGCTCCCGCATCTGATGAAACCTGGAGGTAACACCGGTGCTTTGGATTACAGCTTCTATTGCAGATACTGCAAAAAGGGATTTCTCAACAAATGCTCGTGCAGAAGGCATGAATTGAGACTCCATGAAAAAAAACTTACATGTACCTctgaaaaaaaacttaaatcTACGTCCACCGTTTCCCAAGATAGCAAAGAGGCCGCCGGAAACAAAGCAAAGACTACCGGCCAACACTTTAGCGAAGTAAAGTGTAAATCGCTTACGGGCCTGTCAAAAGTTATAACTAAGCGTCGTGCTTTGGATTTCAACTCCTATTGCAGATACTGCAAAAAGCGGTTTCTTAACAAATCCTCTTGCAGAAGGCATGAATTGAGACTCCACGAAAAGCGACTTAAATCTTCGTCTGCCGCTGCACAAAATAGCAAAGAAGCTGTCGAGAAGGCGAGAACGAATACTAGGCAACACCTTGTTGGAATGCATGAATTAAGACTTCACGAAACACAACGTAAAGCTTCGTCTACCGTTGCCCAAAATAGGAAAGAAGCCACCGAGAACGAAATATCGAATGCTGACCAACATGTTGGTGAAGGGAAGTCCAAACCGCCTACACGCCTGTCAAAAGCGAGAAGTGAGCTAAGTACTTTGGATCTCAGCTTCCACTGCAGAAGGCATGAATTGAGAGTCcataaaaaggaaattaaatcttCGTCTGTCGTTGCCCAGAGTAGCAAGGTGGCCGCTGAGAACGATACATCTTGTGCTGGCCAACATCTTGGTGAAGCGAAGTCCAAACCTTCGCGCCCAAAAAAAGCCACAATTAAACGCAGTGCTTTGGACTACAACTTCTGTTGCAGATACTGCAGAAAGTGGTTCTTCGCCAGATCTTCTCGTAGAAAACACGAATTGAAGTTCCACGCAAACCAACTTGAATCTTCGTCTGCCTCATTGATGGTTCAAAATTGCAAGACTGAGGAACAAAAACCGTTTGACAAGCGTGCAATCTCAAGTGAAGGCAAACTCAGTGTCAAGCTACTGGCAAAGACTTGCTCGGATGAGCCCAAGACTAGAGTCGTCTTTGACTCTGATATACCAAAGAGGAACAAAGCGTTTCCTTGCCAACATTGCTCCAGGCAATTCATAACCGTCAGTCGTCGTTACAAGCACAACTTACTTGTGCATTCAAAACAATGGAATTTAGGCTCCAGTACTTCGCAGGTGAATGTGACCGCTGTTACAGACAGATCAGACGCAAAATTCACAACCCATGGTTGTAGAGTCTTACGAAAGAAATCCAGTCTGCATCAAATCGAGCCTCTTGGTGGTTCAGATAATGTTATGAACATATCTACCGTCGTTTACAGTAGTGAAGTCAGTGCGAGTGTCAGCTCCACTCATTTGAACACAATTACCGGCCAAGATAGAACTGACCCAAAACCAGTTTCATCCGTCTTGCCGTGCTACGAGAACGAAAGAGGCATTTCAGCATCATTTGACGAGAGAACGTTCTCTGCGTCGAAATCACTCGATCAAATCTCACAAAAGACTTTGATACTCCTCAAAGGGGAGTCTCTCGACGGCT
- the LOC136914718 gene encoding testis-expressed protein 9-like: MSNASRPSSAARRPSSTSSNTGGRKSNGGSQKSVEKPPSGRTKNIAQGLISKEEEYMRINAELEERAANLIKEAEEVMMDQEELLARPSTTEVELTEDLDEMLPSVDILQITNKIPSGSAINKQRPSMGLQNAQIRPQSRAAAGKQETRPVSRTKKTRPKSKTASAPGSAKLTPVPSDPLMDVLHDRISLANTISTLEDDAQDDSYRTTFESDVLPVGAEEMGAEATIRFLKAKLRVLQEELDRVVAEANNKDEKSSAVEKKVKELTEEQGRLQKTNQGLQSQIDKYKKLYDECKHKNEGLEQQLVALRKDLDSIQRDQKQSASNKNVTEVRLNRALEEAEKYKTALKKEKTQSKDTGEQDRKRIEQLLAENKRLEKQKNELMTGFKKQMKLIDVLKRQKMHIEAAKLLQFSEEEFVKALDWGS, translated from the exons ATG TCAAACGCTTCACGTCCTAGTTCCGCCGCGAGACGGCCTTCTTCTACCTCTTCAAATACTGGGGGGCGAAAATCCAATGGCGGCTCTCAAAAATCAGTGGAAAAACCGCCATCTGGAAGAACGAAGAACATTGCACAAGGACTTATAAGTAAAGAAGAGGAGTACAT GCGAATTAATGCAGAACTGGAAGAAAGAGCAGCAAATTTAATCAAAGAGGCAGAGGAAGTGATG ATGGATCAGGAGGAGTTGCTTGCTAGGCCTTCTACTACAGAGGTGGAATTAACAGAGGATTTAGA TGAAATGCTgccatctgtggatatcttgcaaATCACAAATAAAATCCCTTCTGGCTCTGCCATTAATAAACAG AGACCATCAATGGGTTTGCAAAATGCACAGATAAGGCCTCAGAGTCGTGCTGCCGCCGGAAAGCAAGAAACAAGACCTGTGTCAAgaaccaagaaaacaag GCCTAAGTCCAAGACAGCATCAGCTCCAGGGAGTGCAAAGCTTACACCTGTTCCTTCTGATCCACTGATGGATGTTCTTCATGACAGAATTTCTTTGGCAAACACAATTAGCACACTGGAAGATGATGCACAAGATGACAGTTACAGAACAACTTTTGAATCTGATGTTTTACCAGTTGGTGCTGAGGAGATGGGAGCAG AGGCTACAATAAGGTTTCTGAAGGCAAAGCTAAGGGTCTTGCAAGAAGAACTTGACAGAGTTGTTGCAGAAGCCAATAACAAG GATGAGAAATCATCAGCAGTGGAAAAGAAAGTAAAGGAATTGACAGAGGAACAAGGAAGGTTGCAGAAAACAAACCAGGGACTGCAG TCTCAAATTGACAAGTACAAAAAGCTATATGATGAGTGCAAGCACAAGAATGAAGGGCTCGAGCAACAGTTGGTGGCTTTGAGAAAG GATCTTGACTCGATTCAAAGAGACCAGAAACAATCCGCGTCGAATAAAAATGTAACAGAAGTCAG GTTAAACAGGGCATTAGAGGAGGCAGAAAAGTATAAAACCGCcctgaagaaagaaaagactcAGTCCAAA GACACTGGTGAGCAAGACAGAAAGCGCATTGAGCAACTGTTGGCTGAAAACAAACGACtcgagaaacaaaaaaatgaattaatgaCAGGCTTCAAGAAACAAATGAAGTTAATTGATGTCCTGAAGAGACAAAAG ATGCACATTGAGGCTGCTAAACTTCTCCAGTTTTCAGAAGAAGAATTTGTCAAAGCATTGGACTGGGGCAGCTAG
- the LOC136914216 gene encoding polycystin-2-like has translation MKKEEQELLELSEERKRENETPEKESDAQDFLEDEFDREFWVEVREKHNQGIAWKRAIDEARVERLIQKYKKNGELDSEDPALLMLKRWPLAKQFQDNTDSLPSLEQLINRFLEILLDSDLNQDNRYETFRDEEDELKRTLLHYAAEMNFLHVTKTLVKKCPGLLALKTKAQLKPEKKRALLPVEMALMAENDDVASFLMRRMWHERVQSLFSWRPGNLKNPQSAYFSFNSIIENPKMKKTVVAVLDQMVNPYWPHLPKRRDNYETNEEEDGIEGAWRTIPDDPLDYHFYYHILDGDTAGRPPKLLSSEGDKWEYNELFDRKSKSCLHLIAKSKNKDALQHPVVRMLIKTKWKSYGRRFLSIQAVCYVIFLLALSFSLISGSMKADPTQYKGAAEFLRGFCEILTLIMTVFYICEELNQMRKERHTYFQEWMNLFDWLGLIFILCIMPLRFAGSSVQWTMASLAFLFNFLRIFKFACVTRFTGLYTKTLARIINEDVTRFMSVFAVVFFSFCGSLFLSARTSKQSFSGFEDVLLSGFRALSEQQPITEDYSGFNWLSILLMLTYMGTVVVILLNILIAQMSTTYTQAKKVARLEYDVDRILLLTRMERFPFLNLRVKYYKEGDWISEMKLAKELLEFSEDRNPWEPVEEKLNAIRDVMRKIVKQIRHDKE, from the exons ATGAAGAAAGAGGAGCAAGAGTTATTAGAACTTTCTGaggaaagaaagagagagaatGAAACACCTGAAAAAGAAAGTGATGCACAGGACTTTCTTGAGGATGAGTTTGACAGAGAGTTTTGGGTTGAG GTTCGGGAAAAACATAACCAAGGAATTGCTTGGAAGAGGGCAATAGATGAAGCCAGAGTTGAAAGGCTCAtccaaaaatacaagaaaaatggAGAACTGGACTCTGAGGATCCTGCATTACTGATGTTAAAAAGATGGCCTCTGGCAAAACAGTTTCAGGATAATACAGACAGTTTACCAAGCCTGGAACAGCTG ATCAACAGATTTCTGGAGATTTTGCTGGACAGTGATCTTAACCAAGACAATAGATATGAGACCTTTAGAGATGAAGAAGATGAACTCAAAAGAACTTTGCTCCATTATGCAGCTGAGATGAATTTTTTGCATGTCACCAAGACACTTGTCAAAAAATGTCCAGGATTATTGGCTTTGAAAACGAAGGCTCAGTTGAAACCGGAGAAGAAAAGAGCTTTGTTACCAGTAGAGATGGCATTGATGGCAGAGAATGATGATGTAGCAAGTTTCCTTATGAGAAGGATGTGGCACGAGAG AGTTCAAAGTCTATTTTCATGGAGACCAGGCAATTTGAAAAACCCCCAATCAGCTTACTTTAGTTTCAATTCCATTATTGAGAATCCCAAAATGAAG AAAACTGTGGTTGCTGTTTTGGATCAGATGGTCAATCCTTACTGGCCGCATCTTCCAAAACGCAGAGACAACTATGAAACTAATGAAGAGGAAGATGGGATTGAAGGAGCGTGGCGTACCATCCCTGATGACCCACTGGATTATCACTTTTATTATCACATCCTGGATGGTGACACAGCAGGGCGTCCACCAAAGCTGCTCTCCTCTGAGGGTGATAAGTGGGAGTACAATGAGCTGTTTGATAGGAAAAGCAAATCTTGCTTACATCTCATTGCAAAGAGTAAGAATAAG gATGCCCTTCAGCACCCAGTGGTACGAAtgctaattaaaacaaaatggaaaagtTATGGGCGCAGGTTTCTGAG CATTCAAGCAGTGTGTTATGTGATTTTTCTGTTAGCCTTGTCATTTTCGCTGATATCTGGATCAATGAAAGCAGACCCAACGCAGTACAAAGGAGCCGCTGAGTTTTTGAGGGGATTTTGCGAGATTCTGACTTTGATTATGACAGTTTTTTACATCTGTGAGGAACTCAACCAAATGAGAAA AGAGAGACACACCTACTTTCAAGAATGGATGAATTTGTTTGACTGGTTAGGTCTGATTTTTATCTTGTGTATTATGCCATTGCGGTTTGCTGGTAGCAGTGTGCAGTGGACGATGGCCTCCTTAGCTTTCCTTTTTAATTTCCTAAGAATATTCAAGTTTGCTTGTGTTACAAG attTACCGGTTTATACACTAAAACACTGGCAAGAATCATCAATGAGGATGTTACACGTTTCATGTCCGTTTTTGCGGtagttttcttctcattttgTGGTTCTCTCTTCTTGTCTGCGCGCACTTCAAAGCAAAGCTTCAG tgGTTTCGAAGATGTGTTGTTGAGTGGTTTTCGCGCTTTGTCTGAACAACAACCCATCACAGAAGATTATAGTGGCTTCAA CTGGCTGTCGATCCTTTTGATGTTAACGTACATGGGAACAGTGGTTGTTATTCTGTTGAACATACTCATTGCGCAGATGAGTACCACCTACACACAAGCCAAGAAGGTTGCGCGCCTTGAATATGATGTCGATCGGATTTTATTGCTTACTCGCATGGAGAGATTCCCATTCTTG AACCTTCGCGTGAAATATTACAAGGAAGGCGATTGGATAAGTGAGATGAAACTTGCAAAAG AACTTCTTGAATTCAGCGAGGACCGAAATCCTTGGGAACCAGTTGAGGAGAAACTGAATGCGATCAG GGATGTCATGAGAAAGATCGTAAAACAGATACGACATGACAAGGAATAA